In a genomic window of Arachnia rubra:
- a CDS encoding aspartate carbamoyltransferase catalytic subunit codes for MKHLLSIADLTTDEIHSILHVAGQMHQLQEARVKKLPNLKGRTVVNLFFEDSTRTRSSFELAAKWLSADAINVSARGSSVSKGESMRDTLMTLDAMGVDAIVMRHPGSGSVAQAAGWVRASMVNAGDGTHEHPTQALLDAHAMLTHFRRTRLGTLEGKLVAITGDLLHSRVVRSNVALLGRLGARVVLVAPHTLLPPGVGSWGVQVTADLDEVISDVDVAMMLRVQRERMHGGFFPSEREYVDAYGLTVPRLSRLRPTAVIAHPGPMNRGLEISSAAADDPRSIVLDQVSSGVAVRMSVLHHLLAD; via the coding sequence ATGAAGCATCTGCTCAGCATCGCTGATCTCACCACCGACGAGATTCACTCGATTCTTCACGTGGCCGGCCAGATGCACCAGCTGCAGGAGGCCCGGGTCAAGAAGCTGCCCAACCTGAAGGGCCGCACCGTGGTGAACCTCTTCTTCGAGGACTCCACCCGCACCCGGAGTTCCTTCGAACTCGCAGCCAAATGGCTGTCAGCCGACGCGATCAATGTGTCGGCCCGCGGCTCCAGCGTCTCGAAGGGCGAGTCGATGCGCGACACCCTCATGACCCTGGATGCCATGGGGGTGGACGCCATCGTGATGCGGCACCCGGGTTCCGGCTCGGTGGCGCAGGCGGCGGGCTGGGTGCGTGCCTCCATGGTCAATGCCGGTGACGGCACGCACGAACACCCGACCCAGGCCCTTCTGGATGCCCATGCGATGCTGACCCACTTCAGGCGCACCAGGCTGGGCACCCTGGAGGGCAAGCTGGTGGCCATCACCGGTGACCTGCTGCATTCCCGGGTGGTGAGGTCCAACGTCGCGCTGCTCGGACGGCTGGGAGCACGGGTGGTGCTGGTTGCCCCCCACACGCTGTTGCCACCGGGGGTGGGCTCCTGGGGGGTGCAGGTGACGGCAGATCTGGATGAGGTCATCTCCGACGTCGACGTGGCCATGATGCTGCGGGTGCAGCGGGAACGCATGCATGGCGGTTTCTTCCCCTCGGAGCGGGAGTATGTCGACGCCTACGGCCTGACGGTGCCGCGGCTGTCACGGCTGCGTCCCACCGCCGTAATCGCGCACCCTGGCCCCATGAACCGTGGCCTGGAGATCAGCTCGGCAGCCGCCGATGACCCGCGGTCCATCGTGCTTGACCAGGTCTCCTCGGGGGTCGCGGTCCGTATGAGTGTGCTGCACCATCTGCTGGCCGACTGA
- the pepN gene encoding aminopeptidase N, translated as MATANITREEAALRSRVVKAETYRVTVDVTGNGLADPERTFASHTELDFTSAGGSTHLDVIADEIRSATLDGKPLPLDEFDGYRLPLKDLSEGRHTVVVDAVGRFSHTGEGLHRFVDTDGKVYLYSQFETADARRMYATFEQPDQKATFQLTVVAPEHWSVFSNSRSVAGKPAGDGIARFEHAPTPVIATYITALVAGEYHVVKGQITSKAGVLPASVACRASMAEFLDADRILTTTQRGFEVFESAFGVPYAFDSYDQVFVPEFNFGAMENAGCVTFRDQYLFRSRVTARELEARDNTILHELAHMWFGDLVTMRWWDDLWLNESFAEWASHFAADEIAKKYGTGANPWASFSNERKAWAYLQDQLSTTHPIAADMSDLEKVEQNFDGITYAKGASVLKLLVSFVGIEAFLKGVGNYFRKFAYGNTTLTDLLTELQAASGRDLSWFAGQWLESAGVNTLRAEFEVDETGTFTRFAVVQTAPEGWPTLRTHRLGIGIYASTEEGLERVDYVETDISGERTEVPELVGHARRDVVLLNDGDLTFAKIRLDEVSRNALVAGIDKLADPLARAVTWSLFWDSVRDAEIAPQEMVSLALQGIGSEKDMAAITTVLAQAAACSGRFMAPELRETANTRLVTGLAGLLKDAGPGSDAQLIIAKTLIGTARSDDACELIRGWLHDEEVPTDLAVDTEVRWLIVAALARRGVFGEPEIAAELERDNTNTGAERAAGARAGIPTAEAKAEAWRLATADPDVPNETHRSIAMGFINFGQDEVLRPYVDSYAELASLISRREGGWENRGYAAIGAALRWLFPETLVSSDLVARFRRYLAEGEPSDQVRRLLSERLDEAERSLRVQERSRH; from the coding sequence ATGGCAACCGCCAATATCACTCGCGAAGAAGCCGCCCTCCGCTCCCGCGTCGTCAAGGCAGAGACCTATCGGGTGACGGTTGACGTGACCGGCAATGGTCTCGCCGATCCCGAGCGCACCTTCGCCTCTCACACCGAGCTCGACTTCACCTCGGCGGGCGGGTCCACCCACTTGGACGTGATCGCCGACGAGATCCGCTCCGCCACCCTGGACGGCAAGCCGCTGCCGCTCGACGAGTTCGACGGCTACCGGCTGCCGCTGAAAGACCTCAGCGAGGGCAGGCACACAGTGGTGGTCGATGCGGTCGGCCGGTTCTCCCACACCGGTGAGGGCCTGCACCGCTTCGTCGACACCGACGGCAAGGTGTACCTGTACTCCCAGTTCGAGACGGCTGATGCCCGCCGGATGTACGCCACCTTCGAGCAGCCTGACCAGAAGGCAACCTTCCAGCTGACGGTCGTGGCCCCGGAGCACTGGAGCGTGTTCAGCAACTCCCGCTCCGTCGCAGGTAAACCCGCCGGCGATGGCATCGCACGTTTCGAGCACGCCCCCACTCCGGTGATCGCTACCTACATCACCGCGCTGGTGGCGGGTGAATACCACGTCGTCAAGGGCCAGATCACCTCGAAGGCCGGGGTCCTCCCCGCGTCCGTGGCCTGCCGCGCGTCGATGGCCGAGTTCCTCGACGCCGACAGGATCCTGACCACCACGCAGCGCGGCTTCGAGGTCTTCGAGTCCGCCTTCGGGGTGCCCTACGCGTTCGACTCCTACGACCAGGTCTTCGTGCCCGAGTTCAACTTCGGCGCCATGGAGAACGCGGGCTGCGTCACCTTCCGTGACCAGTACCTGTTCCGCTCCCGCGTCACCGCCCGCGAGCTGGAGGCCCGGGACAACACCATCCTCCATGAGCTGGCCCACATGTGGTTCGGCGACCTGGTGACCATGCGCTGGTGGGACGATCTGTGGCTCAACGAGTCGTTCGCTGAGTGGGCCTCCCACTTCGCCGCCGACGAGATCGCGAAGAAGTACGGCACGGGAGCCAACCCGTGGGCTTCCTTCTCGAACGAGCGCAAGGCATGGGCCTACCTGCAGGACCAGCTGTCAACCACCCATCCCATCGCCGCCGACATGAGCGACCTGGAGAAGGTGGAGCAGAACTTCGACGGCATCACCTACGCCAAGGGCGCCTCGGTGCTGAAGCTGCTGGTCTCCTTCGTTGGCATCGAGGCCTTCCTGAAGGGAGTCGGCAACTACTTCCGCAAGTTCGCCTACGGCAACACCACCCTCACCGACCTACTCACCGAGCTGCAGGCGGCCTCCGGGCGTGACCTGTCCTGGTTCGCCGGCCAGTGGCTGGAAAGTGCCGGGGTCAACACCCTCAGGGCAGAGTTCGAGGTGGACGAGACCGGCACCTTCACGCGGTTCGCCGTCGTCCAGACAGCGCCAGAAGGCTGGCCGACGCTGCGCACCCACCGCCTCGGCATCGGCATCTACGCCAGCACCGAGGAGGGCCTGGAGCGCGTCGACTACGTGGAAACCGACATCTCCGGTGAGCGCACCGAGGTACCGGAGCTGGTCGGGCATGCGCGCCGCGACGTGGTCCTGCTCAACGACGGCGATCTGACCTTCGCCAAGATCCGCCTGGACGAGGTCTCCCGCAATGCGCTGGTGGCGGGGATCGACAAGCTCGCCGACCCGCTAGCCCGCGCCGTCACCTGGTCACTGTTCTGGGATTCCGTCCGGGACGCCGAGATCGCCCCGCAGGAGATGGTGTCCCTCGCGCTCCAGGGCATCGGCTCCGAGAAAGACATGGCCGCCATCACGACCGTATTGGCACAGGCCGCGGCCTGCTCGGGTCGTTTCATGGCTCCCGAGCTCAGGGAGACTGCGAACACGCGTCTGGTCACCGGCCTGGCTGGTCTGCTGAAGGACGCCGGCCCGGGCTCCGATGCGCAGCTGATCATTGCCAAGACTCTGATCGGGACAGCGCGCAGCGACGATGCCTGCGAGCTGATCCGCGGCTGGCTGCATGACGAGGAGGTCCCGACCGACCTTGCGGTGGACACCGAGGTGCGCTGGCTCATCGTCGCCGCGCTGGCTCGCCGCGGCGTGTTCGGCGAGCCTGAGATCGCCGCTGAGCTGGAGCGGGACAACACCAACACGGGTGCCGAGCGTGCCGCAGGTGCCCGCGCGGGCATACCGACGGCTGAGGCCAAGGCCGAGGCATGGCGCCTGGCCACTGCTGACCCGGACGTGCCGAATGAGACCCACCGCAGTATCGCCATGGGGTTCATCAATTTCGGCCAGGATGAGGTGCTCAGGCCCTACGTGGATTCCTACGCGGAGCTGGCTAGCCTCATCTCGCGCCGGGAGGGCGGCTGGGAGAACCGCGGCTACGCGGCCATCGGTGCGGCGCTACGCTGGCTGTTCCCCGAGACCCTGGTGAGCTCTGACCTGGTTGCCCGGTTCCGCCGCTACCTCGCCGAGGGTGAGCCCAGCGACCAGGTGCGGCGCCTGCTCAGTGAACGGCTGGATGAGGCGGAACGCAGCCTACGAGTCCAGGAACGCAGCCGCCACTGA
- the ligA gene encoding NAD-dependent DNA ligase LigA, with translation MTISPDAEPRWQELNQLLLAASDAYYGGTEPIISDAEYDERLRELAELEDRHPELRLLGSATTRVAYARVTEFAPVTHRQRMLSLDNVFDEEELDEWLARVPAERYLCELKIDGLAVNLTYLDGRLAVAATRGDGRVGEDVTGNVATIDGIPHRLRGTNVPAVLEVRGEVFFPKQAFAELNEALVVAGQHPFANPRNAAAGSLRQKDPRITAARPLRMIVHGIGTHDGLELTSQSQSYDALASFGLPVSSHTKVVGSAAAARDYVTYHGEHRHDAEHEIDGVVIKVDDLVSQRRLGSTSRAPRWAIAYKYPPEEVHTRLLDIRVGVGRTGRVTPFAAMDPVLVAGSTVAMATLHNAHEVVRKGVRIGDTVVLRKAGDVIPEIVAPVVALRDDSERDFVMATHCPSCGTALAQQKEGDKDLRCPNARSCPSQLRERLYSLAARGAFDIEALGAVGARDLLESGLLTDESGLFALTEDDLARSSIYASRSGGVTANGAKLLENLAAAIQQPLWRVLVALSIRHVGPTAARALASRFGSMDAIRAASVTELADTEGVGQVIAQSLKEWFEVDWHVNIVEAWAAAGVRMADGAAQERSEAQPTASLQGLTVVVTGSLEGFTRDGAKEAIVSRGGKAAGSVSRKTDYVVVGENAGSKAVKAEELGLPILDEADFLRLLEQGPAGVSGGEEGAGPGSPAGE, from the coding sequence ATGACGATTTCTCCCGATGCCGAACCCCGCTGGCAGGAACTCAACCAGCTTCTCCTGGCCGCCAGCGACGCCTACTACGGGGGAACCGAGCCCATCATTTCCGACGCCGAATACGACGAGCGGCTGCGAGAGCTCGCTGAGCTGGAAGATCGTCACCCGGAGCTGCGGCTCCTTGGATCCGCCACCACGCGGGTCGCCTATGCGCGGGTCACCGAGTTCGCCCCCGTTACCCACCGGCAGCGGATGCTGAGCCTCGACAACGTCTTCGACGAGGAGGAACTGGACGAATGGCTGGCCAGGGTACCCGCCGAACGCTATCTGTGCGAGCTGAAGATCGACGGGCTGGCGGTGAACCTTACCTATCTGGACGGCCGGCTCGCGGTGGCGGCAACGCGCGGTGACGGCCGGGTCGGTGAGGATGTGACGGGCAATGTCGCCACCATCGACGGCATCCCACACCGGCTGCGGGGAACGAACGTGCCGGCCGTGCTGGAGGTGCGCGGTGAGGTGTTCTTCCCCAAGCAGGCCTTCGCAGAGCTGAACGAGGCCCTCGTCGTGGCTGGGCAGCATCCGTTCGCCAATCCCCGCAACGCCGCAGCCGGGTCGCTCAGACAGAAGGACCCCCGCATCACCGCTGCCCGGCCGCTACGCATGATCGTCCACGGCATCGGGACCCACGACGGCCTGGAGCTGACCAGCCAGAGCCAGTCCTACGACGCTCTGGCCTCCTTCGGGCTTCCGGTCTCTAGCCACACCAAGGTGGTCGGCTCGGCGGCCGCGGCGCGGGACTACGTGACCTATCACGGCGAACACCGCCACGACGCGGAACACGAGATCGACGGCGTCGTGATCAAGGTGGATGACCTCGTCTCCCAGCGCCGGCTTGGCTCCACCTCCCGCGCCCCCCGCTGGGCGATCGCCTACAAATACCCGCCGGAGGAGGTCCACACCAGGCTCCTCGACATCCGCGTGGGTGTCGGCCGCACCGGCCGCGTCACCCCGTTCGCGGCGATGGACCCGGTCCTGGTGGCGGGATCGACCGTCGCCATGGCCACCCTCCACAACGCGCACGAGGTGGTGCGCAAGGGGGTCCGTATCGGTGACACGGTGGTGCTCCGCAAAGCCGGCGACGTCATCCCAGAGATCGTCGCCCCCGTGGTTGCGCTCCGGGACGACAGCGAACGCGACTTCGTGATGGCGACCCACTGCCCGTCCTGCGGCACCGCCCTGGCGCAGCAGAAGGAGGGCGACAAGGACCTACGTTGCCCGAATGCCCGCAGCTGCCCCAGCCAGCTGCGGGAACGCCTATACTCGCTCGCCGCCCGCGGTGCCTTCGATATCGAGGCCCTGGGGGCGGTCGGAGCCCGGGACCTTCTGGAGTCGGGACTGCTCACCGACGAGTCGGGGCTGTTCGCGCTCACCGAGGACGACCTGGCCCGCAGCTCCATCTATGCCTCTCGCAGCGGTGGCGTCACTGCCAACGGCGCCAAACTGCTGGAGAACCTGGCCGCGGCGATACAGCAGCCGCTGTGGCGGGTCCTGGTGGCACTGTCCATCCGGCACGTCGGCCCCACCGCCGCCCGAGCGCTGGCCTCCCGCTTCGGGAGCATGGACGCCATCCGCGCGGCCTCCGTCACGGAACTGGCTGACACCGAGGGAGTGGGACAGGTGATCGCCCAGTCGCTGAAGGAATGGTTCGAGGTGGACTGGCATGTCAACATCGTCGAGGCCTGGGCCGCGGCAGGGGTACGCATGGCCGATGGAGCCGCCCAGGAGCGCTCTGAGGCGCAGCCGACTGCCAGCCTCCAGGGCCTGACTGTGGTCGTCACCGGCAGTCTCGAGGGCTTCACCCGGGATGGCGCCAAGGAGGCGATCGTCTCCCGTGGCGGCAAGGCCGCGGGATCGGTGAGCCGGAAGACCGACTATGTGGTGGTCGGCGAGAACGCGGGAAGCAAAGCCGTCAAAGCTGAGGAATTAGGGTTGCCGATCCTGGACGAGGCAGATTTCCTGAGGCTGCTGGAGCAGGGACCTGCCGGGGTCAGCGGCGGCGAGGAAGGAGCCGGGCCCGGATCGCCCGCTGGCGAGTGA
- a CDS encoding DEAD/DEAH box helicase produces the protein MGPNSAAWVTQVSDEAIKVSWGVPTFLRGRAYRDAGHVIKHSVGRNGAIDAVVQGAGGKTYRTFLHHDQRGVSSACSCPVAMGCKHAVAVLLAVRDSESEGTSSWEDLLGGLLPASAAGEGDQEAVELCLEFRLDGPLENLDALVLRPLRMGKRGWVKSQASWGDITSNYRGLDYDPRQREVLLQMAQLVGYHQYSYGNLATIPLSSLGPLGWSLLDQATAAGIPFMAGEGLKEVGVDFDPVRVWLDVTAHGDGARELVISGDLGPVVPGGRRFLIGEPAHGLGELGPGGRLRLHPLAEPLPGAIRNWFNQDLKVTIPAQDADRFQLMYLPFLAQKGLVAPGSWNPEELPQPGLTLQLTHEPGHRLLLSWGFRYTSQTAATSVPFRPRRGDFFRDLPAEHALEAAAAKLAGDFPALLESHREKLLPTAALSHADAARFITETLPLLEASGVAVTQLGEVLEYSRAAEPPVIALSTEDTDDLDWFNLRIQVTVAGQEVPFGPLFRALAAGDDAMLLDDGTWFLLDHPELSRLRQLLAEARELMDSAPGGQIRISPYQAGWWEELTALGVMEGQSRRWLERVQALRDAGVREEPVAVPGGLAATLRPYQERGFAWLVTLWDAGLGGVLADDMGLGKTLQTLALVERARELGQLDQAPVLVVAPASVVGAWAEEAARFAPGLSVAVVRATEARRGTPLADEIAGAHVVVTSYTLLRLEDEAYLGRRWSGLVLDEAQFVKNPRSRTHQLVRRIGSPFTLVITGTPLENTLSDLWSMFSLAAPGLFPRLDEFTESYRTPVERDADMTALARLRSRIRPFMLRRTKREVVAELPEKVEQVMRLELTPEHRRRYDQHLTRERTRVLGMLQDMDRNRVAIFRALTKLRQLALDPRLVDPDLPATASAKITAVVEQIRELAGEGHRALVFSSFTGFLRLVREALEQEGIEYVYLDGRTRDRPARIARFREGNAPVFLISLKAGGFGLTLTEADYVFVLDPWWNPAAENQAVDRAHRIGQTQAVNVYRMVAVDTIEEKVVALQQRKRDLFTSVVDTGEFRGTAITAADIRGLLE, from the coding sequence ATGGGACCCAACTCCGCCGCCTGGGTTACGCAGGTCAGCGATGAGGCCATCAAGGTCTCCTGGGGCGTACCCACCTTCCTCAGAGGACGCGCTTACCGGGATGCCGGGCATGTGATCAAACACTCGGTGGGCCGGAATGGAGCTATTGACGCCGTGGTCCAGGGCGCCGGTGGGAAGACATACCGGACCTTCCTTCACCACGACCAGCGAGGGGTCAGCAGCGCCTGCTCCTGTCCGGTCGCCATGGGGTGTAAGCATGCCGTCGCCGTGCTGCTGGCCGTGCGGGACTCCGAGTCCGAGGGCACCTCCTCCTGGGAGGACCTCCTAGGCGGGTTGCTTCCCGCATCTGCAGCCGGGGAAGGTGATCAGGAGGCCGTCGAGCTCTGCCTGGAGTTCCGGCTCGACGGCCCGCTGGAGAACCTCGATGCGCTGGTGCTGCGACCGCTGCGGATGGGGAAACGGGGCTGGGTCAAGTCCCAGGCGAGCTGGGGGGACATCACCTCGAACTACCGAGGCCTGGACTACGATCCCCGCCAGCGTGAAGTGCTGCTCCAGATGGCGCAGCTCGTCGGATATCACCAGTACTCCTACGGCAATCTCGCCACGATCCCGCTGTCCAGTCTCGGGCCGCTGGGCTGGTCCCTGCTGGATCAGGCCACCGCCGCCGGCATCCCGTTCATGGCGGGGGAGGGCCTCAAGGAGGTGGGTGTCGACTTCGACCCGGTCCGGGTCTGGCTGGACGTCACTGCACATGGGGACGGCGCACGAGAGCTCGTGATCTCCGGGGACCTGGGTCCTGTGGTCCCGGGCGGGAGGCGATTCCTGATCGGGGAACCCGCCCATGGTCTCGGTGAGCTGGGACCTGGGGGCCGGCTGCGTCTCCACCCACTGGCTGAGCCGCTTCCCGGCGCGATACGGAACTGGTTCAATCAGGATCTGAAGGTCACGATCCCAGCGCAGGATGCCGACCGGTTCCAGTTGATGTACCTACCGTTCCTCGCCCAGAAAGGCCTCGTCGCACCCGGCAGCTGGAACCCAGAGGAGCTTCCGCAGCCCGGACTGACCCTCCAGCTGACCCACGAACCCGGCCACCGGCTGCTGCTTTCGTGGGGTTTCAGGTACACTTCGCAGACAGCCGCCACCAGCGTCCCGTTCCGCCCCCGGCGGGGTGACTTCTTCCGGGACCTGCCCGCCGAACATGCGCTGGAGGCAGCCGCCGCCAAGCTCGCTGGCGATTTCCCGGCCCTGCTGGAGTCACACCGGGAAAAGCTGTTGCCCACCGCGGCGCTGAGCCACGCGGATGCCGCCCGGTTCATCACCGAAACCCTGCCGCTCCTGGAGGCCAGCGGGGTGGCCGTGACCCAGTTAGGCGAGGTCCTCGAATACTCGCGTGCCGCTGAGCCGCCCGTGATCGCTCTCAGCACCGAGGACACCGACGACCTCGACTGGTTCAACCTGCGGATCCAGGTCACCGTGGCAGGGCAGGAGGTGCCATTCGGACCGCTCTTCCGGGCGCTGGCCGCCGGTGACGACGCGATGCTCCTGGACGATGGCACCTGGTTCCTGCTGGACCATCCTGAGCTCAGCCGTCTGCGGCAGCTCCTCGCGGAGGCCCGCGAGCTCATGGATTCCGCGCCCGGTGGGCAGATCCGCATCAGCCCGTACCAGGCCGGCTGGTGGGAGGAGCTCACAGCACTCGGGGTCATGGAGGGGCAGTCACGTCGCTGGCTGGAACGGGTGCAGGCGCTCCGGGACGCTGGTGTCCGGGAGGAGCCGGTAGCGGTTCCCGGTGGTCTCGCGGCCACGCTGCGTCCCTACCAGGAGCGTGGATTTGCCTGGCTGGTCACACTCTGGGACGCCGGACTCGGTGGGGTGCTCGCCGACGACATGGGGCTTGGCAAGACGCTCCAGACCCTCGCGCTCGTGGAGCGTGCCCGCGAACTGGGACAGCTGGACCAGGCTCCGGTGCTCGTGGTGGCCCCCGCCAGCGTCGTCGGAGCCTGGGCGGAGGAGGCGGCCCGGTTCGCTCCCGGACTCAGCGTCGCTGTCGTCAGGGCCACCGAGGCCCGGCGTGGCACGCCCTTGGCCGATGAGATCGCAGGTGCACATGTGGTCGTCACCTCCTACACCCTGCTGCGGCTGGAGGACGAGGCATACCTTGGACGCAGGTGGAGTGGCCTGGTGCTGGACGAGGCCCAATTCGTCAAGAACCCCCGTTCCCGGACACATCAGCTGGTGCGCCGCATCGGGAGCCCCTTCACCCTGGTCATCACCGGCACGCCCCTGGAGAACACCCTCAGCGACCTGTGGTCCATGTTCTCGTTGGCGGCGCCGGGCCTGTTCCCCCGCCTCGACGAATTCACCGAGAGCTACCGCACACCAGTGGAGAGGGACGCGGACATGACCGCGCTGGCGCGGCTGCGCTCCCGGATCCGCCCGTTCATGCTGCGACGCACCAAACGTGAGGTTGTGGCGGAGCTTCCGGAGAAGGTGGAGCAGGTGATGCGCCTGGAACTCACCCCGGAGCACCGGCGCCGCTATGACCAGCACCTGACCAGGGAGCGCACCCGGGTGCTCGGGATGCTCCAGGACATGGACCGGAACAGGGTCGCCATCTTCCGGGCCCTGACGAAGCTCCGGCAGCTGGCCCTGGACCCCCGGCTCGTGGACCCTGACCTGCCCGCCACGGCCTCGGCGAAGATCACCGCTGTGGTGGAGCAAATCCGGGAACTAGCCGGGGAGGGGCACCGGGCACTGGTCTTCTCCTCCTTCACCGGATTCCTGAGGCTGGTGCGCGAGGCCTTGGAGCAGGAGGGGATCGAGTACGTCTACCTTGATGGCCGCACCCGCGACCGTCCAGCCCGCATCGCCCGGTTCCGCGAGGGTAACGCTCCGGTGTTCCTGATCTCCTTGAAGGCCGGTGGATTCGGACTCACCCTGACCGAGGCCGATTACGTCTTCGTGCTCGACCCGTGGTGGAATCCCGCGGCCGAGAACCAGGCCGTGGACCGGGCCCATCGCATCGGACAGACCCAGGCCGTGAACGTCTACCGCATGGTGGCGGTGGATACCATCGAGGAGAAAGTCGTGGCCCTCCAACAGCGCAAACGTGACCTGTTCACCTCTGTCGTCGACACGGGGGAGTTCCGCGGCACCGCAATCACCGCCGCGGATATCCGGGGTCTGCTGGAATAG
- a CDS encoding Fpg/Nei family DNA glycosylase, with protein sequence MPEGHVIHRLASIFQADFAGHGVSVSSPQGRFAEEAARLDGSTLTGAEAVGKHLFIDFDVPDPHRIHIHLGLIGKLGFTPVTDPVGQVRLRIVSGGQAADLRGPQWCRLVTDEQYEKVFADSGPDPLRTDADPSRGLARIQRSGKSIAALLMDQRVAAGVGNIFRAEVLFRHGIDPMTPGRDIDEATWRMLWDDLVGLMAVALERGRIDTVAPEHGPEAQDRPPRVDAHGGEVYVYRRAGQPCLVCGTQVSTMMLEGRNLYWCSRCQQSHAASD encoded by the coding sequence ATGCCCGAAGGACACGTCATCCACCGTCTCGCCAGCATCTTCCAGGCGGACTTCGCCGGACACGGCGTCAGCGTCAGCTCTCCGCAGGGAAGGTTCGCCGAAGAGGCGGCCCGGCTGGACGGCTCCACCCTCACTGGTGCCGAGGCCGTCGGAAAACACCTCTTCATAGATTTCGACGTCCCGGACCCGCACCGCATCCACATTCACCTGGGACTGATCGGGAAGCTTGGCTTCACGCCGGTGACCGACCCCGTTGGGCAGGTGCGGCTGCGGATCGTATCCGGCGGGCAGGCAGCCGACCTGCGGGGGCCGCAGTGGTGCCGCCTGGTTACGGACGAGCAGTACGAGAAGGTGTTCGCGGACTCAGGTCCCGACCCGCTGCGCACCGACGCCGATCCCTCCCGTGGCCTGGCGAGGATCCAGCGGTCGGGGAAGTCCATCGCCGCCCTGCTGATGGATCAGCGGGTCGCTGCGGGGGTGGGCAACATCTTCCGCGCCGAGGTGCTGTTCCGGCATGGAATCGATCCGATGACACCGGGACGGGACATCGACGAGGCCACCTGGCGTATGCTGTGGGATGACCTGGTGGGCCTGATGGCCGTCGCCCTCGAACGCGGCCGCATCGACACCGTCGCCCCAGAGCATGGTCCCGAGGCCCAGGACAGGCCCCCGAGAGTGGACGCCCACGGCGGCGAGGTCTACGTGTACCGGCGTGCCGGACAGCCATGCCTGGTGTGTGGCACGCAGGTAAGCACCATGATGCTGGAGGGACGCAACCTCTACTGGTGCTCAAGGTGCCAGCAATCACACGCTGCTTCCGACTAG
- a CDS encoding HAD family hydrolase: protein MQFSAFDAYLFDLDGVITPTAEVHMKAWAEMFNAFLAGFPGQLPWTDADYFAHVDGKPRYDGVRDFLSSRGIELPEGSPQDAAAEQSICGLGNRKNETFNEIIRRDGVAPYPGSKALIEALQARGAGLAVVSSSRNAVPVLRSAGLADAFPVIVDGNVAGKQGLAGKPSPDTFRYAAGLLCVEEPRAVVIEDALSGVAAGAAGGFGLVVGVDRGVGAAALRQAGAGLVVSDLGELVA from the coding sequence ATGCAGTTCAGCGCCTTCGACGCCTATCTTTTCGATCTCGATGGGGTGATAACTCCAACCGCCGAAGTCCATATGAAGGCCTGGGCCGAGATGTTCAACGCCTTCCTGGCCGGTTTTCCCGGCCAGTTGCCATGGACCGACGCCGACTACTTCGCCCATGTGGACGGCAAACCCCGCTACGACGGGGTTCGTGACTTCCTGTCCTCCCGCGGCATCGAGTTGCCGGAGGGCAGTCCTCAGGATGCCGCGGCCGAGCAGAGCATCTGCGGACTGGGTAACCGCAAGAATGAGACCTTCAACGAGATCATCCGCCGTGATGGCGTCGCCCCCTATCCCGGGTCAAAGGCACTGATCGAGGCGCTCCAGGCTCGCGGCGCGGGGCTGGCTGTGGTCTCCTCGTCGCGCAACGCGGTGCCCGTGCTGCGGTCAGCTGGGCTGGCGGACGCTTTCCCGGTGATCGTCGACGGCAACGTCGCAGGCAAGCAGGGCCTGGCTGGGAAGCCGTCTCCCGACACCTTCCGGTACGCTGCCGGCCTCCTGTGCGTGGAGGAGCCTCGGGCCGTTGTGATCGAGGACGCGCTCTCCGGGGTGGCGGCTGGGGCCGCTGGCGGTTTCGGTCTCGTCGTTGGTGTCGATCGTGGAGTCGGCGCCGCGGCTCTCCGCCAGGCAGGCGCTGGTCTGGTGGTCTCTGATCTGGGGGAGTTGGTGGCCTGA